The window AGCcgcccacgccgtcgccgtcgccacccgTTCCTCGATCGAGACGTCGGGCCAGTGGAGGTTTGCCTGAGACCACTCGTGCCCCGAGCTCACAAAGGCGACGTTGTGCACAATCTTGAAGCAGAAGCGCGTTGGGACGTAATGTGCGCAGTCGGCGGCCAGCCAGGCTTTGGCATAAAATCGCCCCATGGGCTCGCAGACCGTCACGGGCTTCTCAAACGATCGCCTCGCAAAAGTCTTggctccatcgtcgaggccgtcgatgacTGCCGGATCGTTGAGCCATCGTCGCAGACCGTGCATGTTGCCATCGCTAAAGATGTCCAAACCCTCGTCGTTTTTCTCGTACGTGATGCTCCAGTCGAACATGGTGCTCTCGTCCGTCAGCATCAGGTATAGCTGAGGCCCAAGCGCTcgcttgtcgtcgtcggacacACCCGCcgggtcgatggcggccacgTGCTCCTGCCAGTACCATGCGGCGTATTGCTTGATCGCCTGCTTTCCACGACCGAGGTCCAGGCCGGCGAACCAGGCCGGTTGGGTGAAAATCTTGAGACAGGATTTCAGTATGTGGATGCGAGCCTTGTTGAtgtcgaagccgacggtggattcgaccgccgccgcctgggcGGAGCGTCCGTGCCGGAAGAACTCGTGCACCGACGTGTGAAAAAAGGTGACGTGCGTCGTGGATTCGTTGGACCGGAACTCGACGTCGCTCGCCGAGTCGAGCAGTTCGGCGTGCAGCGGGCTCAGCGGCCTTGGCGGGCTCACGGTAGGGCTCGAATGCCTACTCGTGCTCACGCGAACGGCAGGGCTGAGATGCTGTCTGGGAACCggcacgtcgccgacgctcaGGCTTCGTCCGTgggccgtcctcgccggaCCGACGTCCCGCTTCAGGTTTCGCTGCGCCCTGTCAAAGTCCTTGACGAGGTCGTCCGTGGTCAAGCCGTCCTGGCGTTCGAGCTCGAAGAAGCAGGCGTACTGGCGTCGCATCGACTCCTCCAAAAACAGGGGCGAGTCTCCAAACtccatgacgaggacggcctcgagctgctcgagggtCAGGGCCTGCCGGCGCAGGTGACCCATCGCAGCATCTCGTTGAGATCCCTGACTTCCTCTCTCGATATGCTCTTGGCGAGACTGTCGAGCGTCCTCTGCAGCACGCCGTCAATCTCCTTCGGGTAGGCCTCGAGGCTTTCGAGGATGGAACTCTGATGACGCTTGCGGTTCACGTCGTCCATCATGAACTTGGCCACGATGAACAGGCCGTCGGCCTTTCGTTCAAGCGCCTCCATGACCCTCCTCTTGAAGTCGACGTTGGTGCGGCCGAGCACCCTGGAGTGGAGAACGCTGTCGTGGATGAAGGCGCTGACATCCATGGCGATGCGGTCCGACGTGACCTGGACCGTGGTCAGGGTACCGCCGGGAACGGGCGGGTCGAGCGATGCCGTGAGCTTGTCGGACATGTAcgaccggccgacgagggcaaaCTGAAAGCGCGGTCGGGACCCCGGCCGTAGGTTGTCATCCGGTGCCAGCATGGACAGGAGCTGCTTGatctcgtcttcgtcggcctcgtcgatgccatcgAAGAATACGTATCTGGTCCGGTCGACGGGGCCATCGGGAGGGGGAGTGCAAAAGAGCTGGCGGAAGGCACTCGGGACGGTCCTGATTTCGTCCTCACCATGAAGCTTCTGCATGAGCTCACTGGCGTAAAAGGCATCGCCCTCGCTCAGCTGATAGGCCACGTCGCGCAGCGCTTGCAGCACCGACCTCGTCTCGGGGTTGTTTGCGCGGAAGAAAAAGTAGCCGACGCTGGTGCGCTGGTCAAAGGTTTCCTTTCCCCATCTGATGATGCGCGCCGTGAGGTAGGACTTTCCGGTTCCTGCAAGTGGCGTGCATGAGTCACGGGTAGTCTCGATTTCGATGCATTCTGTTACTGACCCGCATTGCCGGATATCCAGAGATATGGCTTCTCTCCCCGGACCCATGCATTCAAACCCTCGTCTCGAAGGATCCATTCGCAGGTTCCCGGCACGATGGACTTGCGAAAGGCGTTGTAGAAGTCCTCGGGGaagggcgagggcgccaaTACCTTCCGGAGCTTGTCACCGCTGGCGGCACGCTCAGACTGCTCCGACCGGATATTTTGGACCGTCTGGTTGACCTGGGTGACGGCGACCTCGATCCTGTCGGCCTTTGCATCTATTCTGGAGACGCCGCCGTAGGTGTCGGCCGCCACTTGGCGCTCCTCACCCGAGGTCAACGACTTGAGGGACTCGAGGGCGGGTTGGACGGGATTCTCGAGGCCCATGAGGCGCTTGAAATATGCCTTGAAGCGGCCCTGACGAGCCTCGTTTGCCGAAAGGACGAGGACCTGGAAGAGGGCCGCGAGTATGGCGATGAGCTTGTCGCGCAGGGCGGGCGAGAGCCGGTGCTTGACGTAGACGTCGAGGCGTGATGTAAAGTCCTGAGGGCGCTTAGCCGTGCACGCCGAAGAGGGCAGGCAAGAAGCATCGCTTCGGGTTGCGTTCTTACCGCGAGCTGGACGAACAGCTCGACAATGGAGTCGTACGTGGCCGACACATTCTGCGCAGCCTTGGTCAGGTGCAAGACGGCGGCGTAGATGCCCTGC of the Drechmeria coniospora strain ARSEF 6962 chromosome 01, whole genome shotgun sequence genome contains:
- a CDS encoding NACHT and TPR domain protein; translation: MAVPLDVERQFGAIVADAAKAYRVKSGNKMKDFLSPPMRSIDDLKRELRVQNDHFSAFRARRRALFDTLGAAFAPVEVAGDVLVGVASAVFAPTQGIYAAVLHLTKAAQNVSATYDSIVELFVQLADFTSRLDVYVKHRLSPALRDKLIAILAALFQVLVLSANEARQGRFKAYFKRLMGLENPVQPALESLKSLTSGEERQVAADTYGGVSRIDAKADRIEVAVTQVNQTVQNIRSEQSERAASGDKLRKVLAPSPFPEDFYNAFRKSIVPGTCEWILRDEGLNAWVRGEKPYLWISGNAGTGKSYLTARIIRWGKETFDQRTSVGYFFFRANNPETRSVLQALRDVAYQLSEGDAFYASELMQKLHGEDEIRTVPSAFRQLFCTPPPDGPVDRTRYVFFDGIDEADEDEIKQLLSMLAPDDNLRPGSRPRFQFALVGRSYMSDKLTASLDPPVPGGTLTTVQVTSDRIAMDVSAFIHDSVLHSRVLGRTNVDFKRRVMEALERKADGLFIVAKFMMDDVNRKRHQSSILESLEAYPKEIDGVLQRTLDSLAKSISREEALTLEQLEAVLVMEFGDSPLFLEESMRRQYACFFELERQDGLTTDDLVKDFDRAQRNLKRDVGPARTAHGRSLSVGDVPVPRQHLSPAVRVSTSRHSSPTVSPPRPLSPLHAELLDSASDVEFRSNESTTHVTFFHTSVHEFFRHGRSAQAAAVESTVGFDINKARIHILKSCLKIFTQPAWFAGLDLGRGKQAIKQYAAWYWQEHVAAIDPAGVSDDDKRALGPQLYLMLTDESTMFDWSITYEKNDEGLDIFSDGNMHGLRRWLNDPAVIDGLDDGAKTFARRSFEKPVTVCEPMGRFYAKAWLAADCAHYVPTRFCFKIVHNVAFVSSGHEWSQANLHWPDVSIEERVATATAWAAQPETAHWHRRVGSTYLTMEMHAEALKHYETALEMDGSSVETSGRIAFCLYRDERYGAALDQALECAAMEDRDMRQGRWRGGALGQSRWRLYKDFLLIAQCAYRTGKLEVAHEHFGKAIGSAEGAGLNEDEFLEAERGYFEVLSLENLYGAVMDLAEQMAAPSTRSRYGQSRFVNLLVTSYRTRLVMDWIPKAASKTGKTDFLQQRLSLAIEIADVHLRETLVVLHLRLALGTTFAYARDIDRAIAVFEQISLDEYRPRGSIPTRQAYAMSFQRLAALYKQKVLDAGWTSAEARAWIGRLEVVQQKQDEHHNFNMPPYMLGSDVNAASIYLACFYRHLGRESEAEALLRALIRDSLDLLSDGEPENDVFALDNLFRIFTAAGETTNAQALARSMRKVNPEASFSTIGESPAEHLGEPKLPDIQCYNRSCFQCFKNMAAWEEFVVCRYCVECFCRRCLDKVIKAADDEVGEGNDKVGEGSDKVGEGSDKVGEGSDKVVCRRDHAWFTVPPLNRLLHTGEILLEDGRVQSFAAWKDKVRERWSVGDRMACKVVVC